A segment of the Rhodospirillaceae bacterium genome:
TTAGAAGGAATACTTCTAAGCTGCGATGTGCCCAATTTTTGAAATTTCCGCACCCTTAGCGTCTTCTGCAATATCCAAATCGTAGCGAGATTGTAAATTCATCCAGAACCCGGGCGTTGTCCCAAAAACTCTTGAAAGCCTGAGAGCCGTATCGCCCGTAATGGAACGTGCCCCCTTCACCACGGTGGAAATGCGGTTCGGAGGAACCTTCATAAATGAAGCGAGCTTATTTGCGCTCAGTTCCAATGGCTCCATAAACTCTGTCTTGAGAATATCGCCAGGATGGATTGGCGATCTTTTATGTCGCGAGGTCATAGTTCTAATCCCTAATGATAGTCAACGATCTCAACATCGTACGCACCATCGTTTTTCCAAATGAAACACACACGGTATTGATCATTAATTCGGATACTGCGCTGGCCCTTTCGATCACCCTTCAACATTTCTAAATGATTAGATGGTGGCGTGAGAAGATCAGTGATTTCTTCTGCAGCATCAATCATTAGAAGTTTTTTACGGGCAGCAGTTTCAATGGCCGCAAACTTCTTTACAAATTCACGGTAAAATACCTTCCCCGTCAATTTGTCCTTGAAACTCTTGATCATACTTAAGGTTAGTACGAATTACGTACTACGTCAAGAAACGATTGCGGTTTACTTCTTCAACAAAAACTCTCGACCGACCTTAACCGACGCGACGCCGTCGTAATCGACGATATCGGCAGTGGCGTAGG
Coding sequences within it:
- a CDS encoding HigA family addiction module antidote protein; this translates as MTSRHKRSPIHPGDILKTEFMEPLELSANKLASFMKVPPNRISTVVKGARSITGDTALRLSRVFGTTPGFWMNLQSRYDLDIAEDAKGAEISKIGHIAA